The following proteins are encoded in a genomic region of Methylibium petroleiphilum PM1:
- a CDS encoding sigma-54-dependent Fis family transcriptional regulator produces MVNSHFPKPVTTPPLSIGPQGEFEPQGVRETTQAWEQFVSGQSLVQSAVPKHVLSSWQRSRRFGVEPGSRKAPLAIRGDDELEQLRLRNRDLVWAAQGIFMSSAHLLAKSGSIMLLTDATGIVLESSGDARTLDAAQDIHLTHGGNWNESVVGTNGIGTALATGRPIQVHAAQHFCEGIKSWTCAAAPVYLSGTDQLLGVIDISGPPATFQLNNLALAVACARQIESVLAERTSREHNVLLEACLNHPGRAGAAAMVVIDRNARIVHSSGCLTPDLAVRLADGLKGRQISAWNNRLPDGLLGEWMNPVRLDGSAIGALLIVPKRSIGRILQRPEGDLPQLPAPAAPTLAAAPAPECLPGVVGASSVFRGAIERTKLLGRRRVSVLIQGETGAGKELFARALHEEERKGGSFVAFNCGATTKELIGSELFGHVRGAFTGATSEGRAGRFELAHGGTLCLDEVGELPLDLQPVLLRALEEGVVYRLGDTTPRPVDVRLVAMTNRDLLQEVEAGRFRRDLFHRIGVTRIQVPALRERDGDVDLLVDHFVRTLSVRHGVASREIGPDVRQLLRAYAWPGNVRELRNVIESLLLTSDDEVVRREELPAELLATLDGAKAPALDADLTSLEATERLTILQAIQRVHGNLALAARVLGISRSTLYRKVERYQLDDVVKASNDGEN; encoded by the coding sequence ATGGTCAACAGCCATTTCCCCAAGCCCGTGACGACGCCGCCGTTGTCGATCGGGCCACAAGGCGAGTTCGAGCCGCAAGGTGTTCGGGAGACCACACAGGCCTGGGAGCAGTTCGTCTCCGGGCAGTCGCTCGTGCAGTCGGCCGTGCCCAAGCACGTGCTGTCGTCGTGGCAGCGCAGCCGCCGCTTCGGCGTCGAACCCGGCTCGCGCAAGGCCCCGCTCGCGATCCGGGGCGACGACGAGCTCGAGCAGCTCCGGCTGCGCAACCGCGATCTGGTCTGGGCCGCGCAGGGCATCTTCATGTCGTCGGCACACCTGCTCGCGAAGTCGGGCTCGATCATGCTGCTGACCGATGCCACCGGCATCGTGCTCGAATCATCGGGCGATGCGCGCACGCTGGACGCGGCGCAGGATATCCACCTGACCCACGGCGGCAACTGGAACGAGAGCGTGGTCGGTACCAACGGCATCGGCACCGCGCTGGCCACCGGCCGGCCGATCCAGGTGCATGCCGCGCAGCATTTCTGCGAAGGCATCAAGAGCTGGACCTGCGCGGCCGCCCCGGTCTACCTGTCCGGCACCGATCAGCTGCTCGGCGTGATCGATATCTCGGGCCCGCCCGCGACCTTCCAGCTCAACAACCTCGCGCTCGCCGTGGCGTGCGCCCGGCAGATCGAGTCGGTGCTGGCCGAGCGCACCAGCCGCGAGCACAACGTGCTGCTGGAGGCCTGCCTCAACCACCCGGGGCGGGCCGGCGCCGCCGCCATGGTGGTGATCGACCGCAACGCGCGCATCGTGCACAGCAGCGGCTGCCTCACGCCGGATCTCGCGGTGCGGCTGGCGGACGGTCTCAAGGGGCGCCAGATCTCCGCCTGGAACAACCGGCTGCCGGACGGGCTGCTGGGCGAATGGATGAACCCGGTGCGCCTCGACGGCAGCGCGATCGGCGCGCTGCTGATCGTGCCCAAGCGCTCGATCGGCCGGATCCTGCAGCGCCCGGAAGGCGATCTGCCCCAGCTTCCGGCACCGGCCGCGCCGACCCTCGCCGCCGCCCCGGCACCGGAGTGCCTGCCGGGCGTGGTGGGCGCCAGCAGTGTCTTTCGCGGCGCGATCGAACGCACCAAGCTGCTCGGGCGTCGCCGGGTCTCGGTGCTGATCCAGGGCGAAACCGGAGCGGGCAAGGAGTTGTTCGCCCGCGCACTGCACGAGGAGGAGCGCAAGGGCGGCAGCTTCGTGGCCTTCAACTGCGGCGCGACGACCAAGGAGCTGATCGGCAGCGAGCTCTTCGGGCACGTGCGCGGCGCCTTCACCGGGGCCACCAGCGAAGGACGAGCCGGGCGCTTCGAACTCGCCCACGGCGGCACCTTGTGCCTCGACGAGGTGGGCGAGCTGCCGCTGGACCTGCAGCCGGTGCTGCTGCGCGCGCTCGAGGAGGGCGTGGTCTACCGGCTCGGCGACACCACGCCGCGGCCGGTCGACGTGCGGCTGGTGGCGATGACCAACCGTGATCTGCTGCAGGAGGTCGAGGCAGGGCGCTTCCGTCGCGATCTCTTCCATCGCATCGGCGTCACGCGGATCCAGGTGCCGGCCCTGCGGGAACGCGATGGCGACGTCGACCTGCTCGTCGACCACTTCGTGCGGACGCTGTCGGTGCGCCATGGCGTCGCGAGCCGGGAGATCGGCCCGGACGTTCGGCAGCTGTTGCGGGCCTATGCCTGGCCCGGCAATGTGCGTGAACTGCGCAACGTGATCGAGTCGCTCCTGCTCACCTCCGATGACGAGGTGGTGCGGCGGGAGGAGTTGCCGGCAGAACTGCTGGCGACGCTCGACGGCGCCAAGGCTCCGGCGCTCGACGCCGATCTCACGAGCCTGGAGGCCACTGAACGCCTGACCATCCTGCAGGCGATCCAGCGCGTGCACGGCAACCTGGCGTTGGCTGCACGGGTGCTCGGCATCTCGCGCAGCACGCTGTACCGGAAGGTCGAGCGCTACCAGCTCGACGATGTCGTGAAGGCGAGCAACGATGGCGAAAACTGA
- a CDS encoding ribbon-helix-helix domain-containing protein, translating into MCKLYVQADPLQYEPRQRSVRIHGVITSIRLENLMWRVLSDIASEQKCTTNALITKLYDEATTHRSESANFASFLRVTCVRHLIDSGRLGRERDRVRREAEEETWDIEESQAVFAH; encoded by the coding sequence ATGTGCAAGCTCTATGTCCAGGCCGATCCCCTCCAGTACGAACCTCGGCAGCGATCCGTCCGCATCCACGGCGTCATCACCAGCATCCGGCTCGAGAACCTGATGTGGCGGGTTCTGTCCGACATCGCCTCCGAACAGAAGTGCACGACGAACGCGCTGATCACCAAGCTGTACGACGAGGCGACCACGCACCGTTCGGAGTCGGCCAACTTCGCATCCTTCCTGCGCGTCACCTGCGTCCGCCACCTGATCGATTCCGGCCGGCTGGGCCGGGAGCGCGACCGGGTCCGGCGCGAGGCGGAAGAGGAGACCTGGGACATCGAGGAAAGCCAGGCGGTGTTCGCGCACTAG